One Pochonia chlamydosporia 170 chromosome 5, whole genome shotgun sequence DNA segment encodes these proteins:
- a CDS encoding C6 finger domain-containing protein (similar to Talaromyces stipitatus ATCC 10500 XP_002481929.1), with amino-acid sequence MSYNRKRVALACNFCRSRKRRCDARKAACSNCVELDVDCHYDDVPSQRIDTSGGSREILNRLRDIETLLHSQSEKIASLSSENPASISHGINTTSPQSQSSVPMTGVRTNVGARYSTWSFPGLQDSSDLPDLPPLTIPVKHKTSSSYLLGLPAMKALIGEYPNDLFFLLESRNPLPPELSFDKWPVPRPAVNIPRDLADELVATFFSTAHHNHPILDQDEFKQVYSQFWDHGPDSSIASALCMVIFALGTVAGADPDSHIFDTSPPGMQYMQHAMPTLISLSSWSFSYDLLLPQALVLASIYFAYIVRPLQSWRLIYSACTIVQFKLSGIGTREEGPNSRESIIRLFWSCFLVECDRLAELELPRSGLQQLTDEISLPSCTNLDLMQSTCYLAEISIRRLLNRVHNSIYSNKKHVLTLSPTTLMAPDEFSIQDVSSMISVCDELHAQLETWHSSIPAEYRPVLGIGSPEVQFSAREHVLRIRYFAARHIIYRPFLLYIATHGMEQISESMVDKAAMCIESCRNYIHNTTLVLQRPSQYTWTFSLSSLGAIVVLTLASLSPDLRHLVPDIDDLQSVAINNIRPWAFSSLEAVVNILEDVQRKQRILSRV; translated from the exons ATGAGTTACAACAGGAAGAGGGTTGCATTGGCCTGCAACTTTTGCCGCAGCCG AAAGCGTCGATGTGACGCCCGCAAGGCGGCATGCTCGAATTGTGTGgagttggatgttgattgcCATTATGATGATGTGCCATCTCAGAG AATTGACACATCGGGTGGGAGCCGTGAGATATTGAACCGACTTCGAGATATCGAGACACTTTTGCATTCTCAGTCGGAGAAAATTGCGTCCCTGTCGTCGGAGAATCCGGCTTCAATCTCACATGGTATCAATACAACGTCTCCCCAGAGCCAATCTTCGGTACCAATGACAGGAGTTCGAACAAATGTCGGAGCCCGCTACAGTACCTGGTCCTTTCCGGGTCTGCAAGACTCGTCCGATCTTCCCGATTTGCCCCCGTTGACCATCCCAGTCAAGCACAAAACGTCGTCAAGCTACCTGCTCGGGTTACCGGCCATGAAAGCCTTGATCGGGGAGTACCCTAATGATCTATTCTTCTTGCTCGAGTCTAGAAACCCGCTACCGCCCGAGTTATCGTTTGACAAATGGCCAGTTCCCCGTCCGGCAGTCAACATACCGAGGGACCTTGCCGATGAGCTGGTCGCAACATTTTTCTCAACCGCGCATCACAATCACCCCATACTGGACCAGGACGAGTTCAAGCAGGTATATTCGCAATTTTGGGACCACGGACCTGACTCAAGCATCGCGTCTGCATTGTGCATGGTGATATTCGCGCTGGGCACCGTTGCTGGAGCAGACCCCGATTCCCACATATTCGACACCTCGCCGCCTGGCATGCAATACATGCAACATGCCATGCCTACGCTTATCTCTTTATCGTCGTGGTCGTTTTCTTACGATCTGCTACTACCACAGGCGCTAGTACTGGCAAGTATCTACTTTGCCTACATTGTGCGCCCACTTCAGAGCTGGCGTTTAATCTATTCGGCATGTACCATAGTTCAGTTCAAGCTATCTGG CATTGGTActcgagaagaaggaccAAACTCTCGAGAGAGCATCATTCGCCTTTTCTGGTCCTGTTTCCTGGTGGAGTGCGACCGCTTGGCCGAGCTTGAACTACCACGTAGCGGCCTACAACAACTTACTGATGAAATAAGCCTTCCGAGTTGCACTAATCTAGACTTGATGCAGTCCACCTGCTACCTCGCCGAAATTTCGATTCGTAGACTTCTCAATCGCGTGCACAACTCCATCTACAGCAACAAGAAACATGTTCTAACCCTCTCGCCTACAACGCTCATGGCTCCCGACGAGTTCTCGATCCAAGACGTGTCGTCTATGATTTCGGTGTGCGACGAGCTCCATGCCCAATTGGAGACTTGGCACTCTTCAATTCCCGCGGAATACCGCCCCGTTCTCGGCATCGGCTCGCCCGAGGTTCAGTTCAGCGCTCGTGAGCACGTTTTACGCATCAGATACTTTGCGGCTCGACACATTATCTACAGACCATTTTTGCTGTATATAGCAACGCATGGTATGGAGCAAATCTCAGAGTCGATGGTCGACAAGGCTGCTATGTGCATTGAAAGCTGTCGCAATTATATTCACAACACAACTCTGGTGCTGCAGAGGCCGAGTCAGTACACATGGACGTTTTCATTGTC GTCTCTTGGGGCCATTgtggtcttgactcttgcCTCGCTGAGCCCGGATTTACGACATTTGGTTCCTGATATTGATGACCTACAAAGTGTTGCCATTAACAACATACGACCGTGGGCATTCTCTAGCCTTGAAGCGGTGGTGAACATTTTAGAAGACGTACAGAGGAAGCAACGAATTTTGTCCCGCGTTTGA